The following coding sequences are from one Capsicum annuum cultivar UCD-10X-F1 chromosome 3, UCD10Xv1.1, whole genome shotgun sequence window:
- the LOC107864736 gene encoding uncharacterized protein LOC107864736, with translation MLINEREYPVASIFNSIAKRFGEIFRKRRAYILKCKDNKFVPAAEKILRDNMSEGDSFYVENISRDERQYTVSGSGCKAKVDLLERSCSCRKFDLVKIPCDHAMAALRSNHGVDYGLRVYDYSWPLCKVEEYLLVYSKSINVVSLESEWRVPQELLDVNIIPSLMVTKLRRKKRKRVKGVGETFKSKRRNKCSLCKRPGHKRTTCNNNKS, from the coding sequence ATGTTGATCAACGAAAGGGAGTACCCCGTGGCATCCATATTCAATTCGATTGCCAAGAGGTTTGGTGAAATATTCAGGAAGAGGCGTGCCTACATCCTCAAATGTAAGGATAACAAATTTGTTCCCGCCGCCGAAAAGATCTTAAGAGACAATATGAGCGAGGGTGACTCCTTCTATGTGGAGAACATAAGCAGGGACGAAAGGCAATACACTGTGTCCGGAAGTGGCTGTAAGGCCAAAGTCGACCTACTGGAAAGGTCGTGTTCTTGTAGGAAGTTTGACCTGGTCAAAATACCATGCGATCACGCGATGGCCGCTTTGCGATCGAATCACGGTGTAGATTATGGTTTGAGAGTCTATGATTACTCTTGGCCCCTGTGTAAAGTGGAAGAGTACCTCCTTGTGTATTCGAAATCAATTAATGTTGTCTCTTTGGAGTCCGAATGGCGCGTGCCACAAGAATTGCTAGACGTGAACATTATTCCATCTCTCATGGTCACCAAGCtcagaaggaagaaaagaaaacgTGTTAAGGGCGTGGGCGAGACTTTCAAGTCAAAGAGGAGGAACAAGTGTTCACTGTGCAAGAGACCCGGGCACAAAAGAACCACTTGTAACAACAACAAATCGTAG
- the LOC107865836 gene encoding alpha-1,3-arabinosyltransferase XAT3, which produces MYNPILAKSFSQYERKSFGWCAFVLFLIVVFSSCMVFKNHLYPPSVNGDAMNLQLSINAAEDMLVIKDTTLVKRLETEKKDAEPMCNVLEPLSDYCETKGDIRVQGNSSTIFVMSQNFNISAENNSWTLQPYPRKGNAGAMSSVKSWTVKLVQDGEEIPKCSVYHGYPAVLFSLGGFSGNHFHDFCDLLVPIFSNSRDFNLEVNFLATDYKPWWIGKYRTLLNNMSKNKILDIDNENEVHCFPSVTAGLKSHKEFGIDPSKFPNGVSTRDFRQFLRSSLSLKRVEAIKMKGGIVTKPRLLIVSRKKSRSLLNEGAVRKMAEKLGYEVVLAEANLSTNLTKFAQIVNSCDVLMGVHGAGLTNMVFLPENAVLIQLVPLGAIDYLAKRDFGDPAGEMNIKYLDYKINVDESSLVEQYPLNHKVFKDPSSFFRKGWGVFRSIYLDKQNVKVDLKRFRSTLIKAKKLLSTS; this is translated from the exons atgtataatccCATACTAGCAAAGAGCTTTAGTCAATATGAAAGAAAATCATTTGGATGGTGTGCTTTTGTGTTATTCTTGATTGTTGTATTTAGTAGTTGCATGGTTTTCAAGAATCATTTGTATCCTCCATCAGTTA ATGGTGATGCCATGAATTTACAATTATCTATAAATGCTGCTGAAGACATGCTTGTGATCAAGGACACAACACTTGTCAAGAGACTAG AAACAGAGAAAAAGGATGCAGAGCCAATGTGTAATGTGTTGGAGCCATTGTCTGATTACTGTGAGACAAAGGGGGACATAAGGGTCCAAGGAAATTCCTCAACAATTTTTGTTATGTCTCAGAATTTCAACATCTCAGCTGAGAACAACTCATGGACCCTACAACCTTATCCAAGAAAAGGCAATGCAGGGGCAATGTCAAGTGTTAAATCTTGGACAGTGAAGTTAGTACAAGACGGCGAAGAAATCCCAAAATGCAGCGTGTATCATGGCTATCCTGCAGTTTTGTTTTCGCTTGGAGGATTTTCAGGAAACCATTTTCATGATTTCTGTGATCTACTCGTCCCAATCTTTTCAAATTCGCGGGATTTTAATTTAGAGGTGAACTTTCTTGCCACAGATTATAAGCCGTGGTGGATAGGTAAGTACAGAACATTGCTCAACAACATGTCTAAGAACAAAATTCTTGACATTGACAACGAAAACGAGGTGCATTGTTTTCCTAGTGTGACAGCAGGCCTTAAATCTCACAAAGAATTCGGAATTGATCCCTCAAAGTTCCCAAATGGTGTGTCGACGCGCGATTTCAGACAGTTCTTGAGGAGCTCACTTTCTCTAAAAAGAGTTGAGGCCATCAAGATGAAGGGCGGTATTGTTACAAAGCCACGCTTGCTGATCGTGTCAAGGAAAAAATCGCGATCTTTATTAAATGAGGGCGCTGTCAGAAAAATGGCTGAAAAATTAGGGTACGAGGTTGTCCTAGCCGAGGCTAACCTTAGTACAAATTTGACAAAATTCGCGCAAATTGTTAATTCTTGTGACGTGCTAATGGGAGTTCATGGAGCCGGATTAACCAACATGGTTTTTCTCCCGGAGAATGCAGTTTTAATTCAACTAGTTCCTTTGGGAGCAATTGATTATTTGGCTAAACGTGATTTTGGGGATCCTGCAGGAGAAATGAACATAAAATACTTGGATTATAAAATAAATGTGGATGAGAGTTCTTTAGTGGAACAATATCCACTTAATCATAAAGTTTTTAAAGATCCATCATCTTTTTTTAGGAAAGGATGGGGTGTATTTAGATCAATTTATTTGGATAAACAGAATGTAAAAGTTGATCTTAAGAGGTTTAGGTCCACTCTGATAAAAGCTAAAAAACTTCTATCCACTTCTTGA
- the LOC124896917 gene encoding uncharacterized protein LOC124896917, translating into MVRSIIESRELECKPKNIAISYVMNGQGKIHPTFINNDRHVSLYMLDVVADGSRLLLRVNIVLGSPTTRPPQSTIDEDDSFKNESLDANPMDLKDDSMELEDQIFSREGGEDSKKELKLLLDVATVRNSFDYATLKSCSKFLKVKCVCPSCGWMLRAKKYKCTDRFVIYKYVADHSCSVEYTTLCHRKISSKFIASLCVNMYREEKGPDTSEIRRIIFKNLKSRTSHWKCWLGGVIAKKMVQETAEHRYSCLPVFSYMIDALNIGTTYSIMVNKVDCRFMYYFLSLGPCIRGFAHMRKVIVVDNTYLYGKYEGALLSAVA; encoded by the exons ATGGTTCGAAGCATAATTGAGAGCAGAGAATTAGAATGCAAGCCAAAGAACATTGCGATTAGCTATGTAATGAATGGGCAGGGTAAAATACATCCCACGTTCATAAATAATGATCGGCATGTATCGTTATACATGTTGGATGTCGTTGCCGATGGCTCTAGGCTATTATTGAGAGTAAATATCGTTCTGGGGTCTCCGACAACCCGACCACCACAGTCGACAATCGACGAAGATGATTCATTTAAAAATGAGAGTTTGGATGCTAATCCAATGGATTTGAAAGATGATTCAATGGAATTGGAAGATCAAATTTTCTCGAGAGAAGGGGGAGAAGA CAGTAAAAAGGAGCTGAAATTGTTGTTGGACGTAGCAACTGTGagaaattcttttgattatgctACATTGAAGAGTTGCAGCAAATTCCTCAAGGTGAAATGTGTTTGTCCTAGCTGCGGGTGGATGTTGCGAGCGAAGAAGTATAAATGCACGGACAGATTCGTCATCTATAAATACGTTGCCGATCACAGTTGCAGCGTTGAATACACCACCCTCTGCCATAGGAAAATCTCATCTAAATTCATTGCATCACTGTGTGTGAACATGTATCGCGAAGAAAAGGGTCCAGACACTAGCGAGATTCGGCGGATCATTTTCAAGAACTTGAAAAGTAGAACAAGCCATTGGAAATGTTGGCTGGGGGGTGTGATTGCCAAGAAAATGGTTCAAGAGACAGCGGAGCATAGGTATTCCTGCCTGCCCGTTTTTTCGTACATGATCGACGCTCTTAATATTGGTACTACCTATTCCATCATGGTGAACAAGGTCGATTGTAGGTTTATGTACTATTTTTTATCGTTGGGCCCTTGCATTAGGGGATttgcccacatgagaaaggttATTGTGGTCGACAACACTTATTTATACGGCAAGTACGAGGGTGCACTGCTAAGCGCGGTTGCATAG
- the LOC107864735 gene encoding uncharacterized protein LOC107864735 produces the protein MEQRYMKTFNTYMDKVKDTSIDALKAQLKGVIVLTSSVEVANEDKDLGGHHYVLSPPRACDHAGSSGLKTSPDASDDDDLRECVSLLEKSLLNIASFVRDERLRRIDKNKKKQQEEVHLDNPPLKWHQVNLEELAVAVMDMTAVDEKGEEEKK, from the exons ATGGAGCAGAGATATATGAAAACTTTTAATACATACATGGACAAAGTTAAGGATACGTCCATCGATGCGTTGAAGGCACAACTAAAAGGTGTGATTGTCCTGACTTCATCAGTGGAGGTCGCGAACGAAGACAAAGATTTGGGTGGCCACCATTATGTTCTAAGTCCACCACGCGCTTGTGATCATGCTGGTTCAAGTGGACTCAAAACTTCACCAGACGCTTCTGATGACGATGACCTGCGAGAGTGCGTTTCCTTGCTCGAGAAAAGTCTACTGAATATTGCTTCTTTTGTTAGAGATGAGAGGCTGAGGAGAATCgataagaataagaagaagcaacaagaagaag tgCACCTCGATAACCCCCCTCTTAAATGGCATCAAGTAAACCTCGAAGAACTTGCAGTCGCAGTGATGGACATGACTGCAgtagatgaaaaaggtgaagaagagaagaaatag
- the LOC107861911 gene encoding protein DETOXIFICATION 16, which yields MEAEYGKSSSVNTPLISDQEKQSILDPTTSSRFSKEDVVEEVKKQVWLAGPLVSVNLLLFALQLIAIMFVGHLGKLPLSGASMANSFTSVTGISLLMGMSSALDTFCGQSYGAKQYHMLGIHMQRAMIILSIVSIPLAVIWANTGPILKFLGQDPSISDEAGHYALYFIPGVFAYGLLQCVVRFLQTQSIVIPMVLCSAVTTLIHIGVCWILVFKSGLGSKGAALANSISYWLNFLFLVLYIKFSPTCAKTWTGLSKEALKDMLVFIRLAIPSAIMVCLEMWSFELMVLLSGLLPNPQLETSVLSICLNTAATVWMIPFGLSGAVSTRVSNELGAGHPQSARLALYVVLAIAVLEGLVLGLIMILIRNVWGYAYSNETEVVRYIATMMPLLATSNFMDGLQCVLSGAVRGFGWQKIGAFINLGSYYLVGIPSAVLLAFVLHIEGKGLWLGIICALLVQVLSLLFITLRTNWEQEARKAQERVEETTLPAEIVY from the exons ATGGAAGCGGAATATGGGAAGTCATCCTCTGTAAACACACCATTAATCAGCGACCAAGAAAAACAGAGTATTCTCGATCCAACAACAAGTAGTAGGTTCAGCAAGGAAGATGTTGTTGAGGAAGTGAAGAAGCAAGTATGGTTGGCAGGACCTTTAGTCAGTGTTAATCTTTTGCTCTTTGCTTTACAGCTAATAGCTATCATGTTTGTTGGTCATCTTGGTAAATTGCCTCTCTCTGGTGCTTCGATGGCTAATTCCTTCACATCTGTTACTGGTATTAGTCTCTTG ATGGGGATGTCAAGTGCACTGGACACATTTTGTGGACAGTCTTATGGAGCAAAGCAGTATCATATGCTTGGCATTCACATGCAGAGAGCAATGATTATACTTTCAATAGTAAGCATACCGCTTGCAGTCATCTGGGCAAACACTGGCCCTATTCTGAAGTTTTTAGGCCAAGATCCTAGTATATCTGATGAAGCTGGTCATTATGCCTTGTATTTTATCCCCGGTGTTTTTGCTTACGGCTTGCTCCAATGTGTTGTGAGATTCTTACAAACACAAAGCATTGTCATCCCTATGGTGCTGTGTTCTGCAGTTACAACGTTAATCCACATCGGTGTCTGTTGGATTTTGGTCTTCAAGTCTGGCCTTGGTTCCAAAGGAGCTGCTCTAGCAAATTCCATCTCTTACTGGCTtaacttcttgtttttggttcTTTATATCAAGTTTTCTCCTACATGTGCAAAGACTTGGACAGGACTGTCCAAAGAggctttgaaggatatgcttgtTTTCATTAGACTTGCAATTCCCTCAGCCATCATGGTCTG CTTAGAAATGTGGTCGTTTGAGCTAATGGTTCTGCTTTCTGGCCTCCTTCCAAATCCACAGTTGGAAACCTCTGTGCTCTCAATTTG TCTTAATACAGCCGCAACAGTTTGGATGATCCCTTTTGGACTGAGTGGTGCTGTGAG TACACGGGTGTCAAATGAACTAGGAGCAGGTCATCCTCAAAGTGCACGTTTGGCGCTGTATGTTGTCTTAGCGATTGCTGTTCTCGAGGGGCTTGTGTTGGGattgatcatgatattgataCGTAACGTATGGGGATATGCTTACAGCAATGAAACTGAAGTTGTTAGATACATAGCAACCATGATGCCACTTCTTGCAACGTCAAATTTCATGGATGGCCTTCAATGCGTTCTCTCAG GTGCTGTAAGAGGATTCGGATGGCAGAAGATTGGTGCATTTATTAACCTTGGATCCTATTATTTGGTTGGAATTCCTTCCGCTGTCTTgctggcttttgttcttcacatcGAAGGGAAG GGATTATGGTTGGGTATTATTTGTGCACTCCTAGTACAAGTGCTGTCTCTTCTATTCATTACCCTACGCACCAACTGGGAACAAGAA GCAAGGAAGGCTCAAGAGAGAGTGGAAGAAACAACATTACCAGCGGAGATAGTGTACTGA
- the LOC107864737 gene encoding alpha-1,3-arabinosyltransferase XAT3-like, with the protein MKYDSFFARSFSKHEQKKLGIGAFVSCFIVVVTFCILFKPEIRHFRVETVKKDAEPMCNVLEPLSDYCEIKGDIRVQGNSSTIFVMSHSFNISAENNSWTIQPYPRKGNAGAMSSVKSWTIKLVQDRENIPKCSVYHGYPALLFSLGGYSGNHFHDFSDLLVPVFSNSRDFNSEVHFLATDYKPWWIGKYRTLLNNMSKNKILDIDNENEVHCFPSVTAGLKSHKEFGIDPSKFPNGVSMCDFRQFLRSSLSLKRVEAIKMKGNIVTKPRLLIMSRKKSRSLLNEGDVKKIAEKLGYEVVLAEANLSTNLTKFARIVNSCDVLMGVHGAGLTNMVFLPDNAVLIQLVPLGAMDHLAKRDFGDPAGEMNIKYLDYKIRVKESSLVEQYPLNHKVFKDPSSFFRKGWDVFRSIYLDKQNVKVDLKRFRSTLLKAKKLLAT; encoded by the exons ATGAAGTATGATAGTTTCTTTGCCAGGAGTTTTAGTAAGCATGAGCAAAAGAAATTAGGaattggagcatttgttagttgCTTCATCGTAGTAGTCACCTTTTGTATTCTCTTCAAGCCTGAAATTCGTCATTTTCGAGTTG AAACAGTGAAAAAAGATGCAGAGCCAATGTGTAATGTGTTGGAACCATTGTCTGATTACTGTGAGATAAAGGGGGACATAAGGGTCCAAGGAAATTCCTCAACAATTTTTGTTATGTCTCATAGTTTCAATATTTCTGCTGAGAACAATTCATGGACCATACAACCTTATCCAAGAAAAGGCAATGCAGGGGCAATGTCAAGTGTTAAATCTTGGACAATAAAGTTAGTACAAGACCGCGAAAATATCCCAAAATGCAGTGTGTATCATGGCTATCCTGCACTTCTGTTTTCGCTTGGAGGATATTCAGGAAACCATTTTCATGATTTCTCAGATTTACTCGTCCCAGTCTTTTCAAATTCGCGGGATTTTAATTCAGAGGTGCACTTTCTTGCCACGGATTATAAACCATGGTGGATAGGTAAGTACAGAACGTTGCTCAACAACATGTCTAAGAACAAAATTCTTGACATTGACAATGAAAACGAGGTACATTGCTTTCCTAGTGTGACAGCAGGCCTTAAATCTCACAAAGAATTCGGAATTGATCCCTCAAAGTTCCCAAATGGTGTGTCAATGTGCGATTTCAGACAGTTCTTGAGGAGCTCCCTTTCTCTAAAAAGAGTTGAGGCCATCAAGATGAAGGGCAATATTGTTACAAAGCCACGCTTGCTGATCATGTCAAGGAAAAAATCGCGATCTTTATTAAATGAGGGCGATGTCAAAAAAATTGCTGAAAAATTAGGGTACGAGGTTGTCCTAGCTGAAGCTAACCTCAGTACAAATTTGACAAAATTCGCGCGAATTGTTAATTCTTGTGATGTGCTAATGGGAGTTCATGGTGCCGGATTAACCAACATGGTTTTCCTCCCGGACAATGCAGTTTTAATTCAGTTAGTACCTTTAGGAGCAATGGATCATTTGGCGAAACGTGATTTTGGAGATCCTGCCGGAGAAATGAACATAAAATACCTGGATTATAAAATTAGGGTGAAAGAGAGCTCATTAGTGGAACAATATCCACTTAATCATAAGGTTTTCAAAGATCCATCATCATTTTTTAGGAAAGGATGGGATGTATTTAGATCAATTTATTTGGATAAACAGAACGTAAAAGTTGATCTTAAGAGGTTTAGGTCCACTTTGCTAAAAGCTAAAAAGCTTCTAGCCACTTGA